A window of the Streptomyces sp. NBC_00250 genome harbors these coding sequences:
- a CDS encoding ATP/GTP-binding protein, which translates to MSPRHNRSRGGEKPEQQQGDNGDRYGGVQRSETWQGEEWYVRLVAGASAPGKRYRCPGCDQEIPGGAPHVVAWPEYGGVDDRRHWHKACWNAKDRRTSRVQRSRNAPKY; encoded by the coding sequence GTGTCCCCGCGCCACAACCGCTCCCGAGGCGGCGAGAAGCCCGAGCAGCAGCAGGGCGACAACGGCGACCGGTACGGCGGCGTGCAGCGCAGCGAGACCTGGCAGGGCGAGGAGTGGTACGTCCGCCTCGTCGCCGGGGCCAGCGCGCCCGGCAAGCGCTACCGCTGCCCCGGTTGCGACCAGGAGATCCCGGGCGGCGCCCCGCACGTGGTCGCCTGGCCCGAGTACGGGGGAGTGGACGACCGGCGCCACTGGCACAAGGCCTGCTGGAACGCCAAGGACCGCCGCACCAGCAGGGTGCAGCGGTCCCGTAACGCGCCGAAGTACTAG
- a CDS encoding LLM class flavin-dependent oxidoreductase has product MRVGTFVLAAQFPGQGQGEALHRAVRTAEVAEEAGLESAWLAEHHFVPYGVCPSAVTLAALLLGRTKRLRVGTAVSVLPTVHPVALGEQAALLHLTSGGRFTLGVGRGGPWVDLEVFGAGLGAYEQGFPESLDLLLRWLSEPRVGAEGERFGFREVPVVPRPDELIGGAAAPEVVVACTSPKSVRLAAERGLPMLLGMHCGDEEKAEMVAAWARCAREAGRDPDEIARIGADHVSAGVAQLADRGADAAEALVKAMPGWLKQGLDAHVTVDGRHRSMRDPVAYTELLCGLHPVGTPRRAADRLAATAERTGITRFALLAEGTGDLAATEENVRRLGTEVLPLLV; this is encoded by the coding sequence ATGCGCGTGGGTACGTTCGTTCTGGCCGCCCAGTTCCCGGGCCAGGGACAGGGTGAGGCCCTGCACCGGGCGGTGCGGACCGCCGAGGTCGCCGAGGAGGCGGGTCTCGAATCGGCCTGGCTGGCCGAGCACCACTTCGTGCCGTACGGGGTCTGCCCCTCGGCCGTGACGCTGGCCGCGCTGCTGCTCGGCCGCACGAAGCGGCTGCGGGTGGGCACGGCGGTCAGCGTGCTGCCGACCGTCCACCCGGTGGCCCTGGGCGAGCAGGCGGCGCTGCTGCACCTCACCTCGGGCGGCAGGTTCACCCTGGGGGTGGGCCGGGGCGGTCCGTGGGTGGATCTGGAGGTGTTCGGCGCGGGCCTCGGCGCGTACGAGCAGGGCTTCCCGGAATCGCTCGACCTGCTGCTGCGCTGGCTCTCCGAGCCGCGCGTGGGCGCCGAGGGAGAACGATTCGGCTTCCGTGAGGTACCGGTGGTGCCCCGTCCCGACGAGCTGATCGGCGGCGCCGCGGCCCCCGAGGTCGTGGTGGCCTGCACCTCGCCGAAGAGCGTACGGCTGGCCGCCGAGCGCGGACTGCCGATGCTGCTCGGAATGCACTGCGGCGACGAGGAGAAGGCCGAGATGGTCGCGGCCTGGGCGCGCTGTGCGCGGGAGGCCGGACGGGACCCGGACGAGATCGCGCGGATCGGGGCCGATCACGTCTCGGCGGGGGTGGCGCAGCTCGCGGACCGGGGGGCGGACGCGGCGGAGGCGCTGGTGAAGGCGATGCCGGGCTGGCTGAAGCAGGGCCTCGACGCGCATGTGACGGTCGACGGCCGGCACCGGTCGATGCGGGACCCCGTGGCGTACACGGAGCTGCTGTGCGGTCTGCACCCGGTGGGCACGCCCCGGCGCGCGGCGGACCGGCTCGCGGCGACGGCGGAGCGCACCGGCATCACCCGCTTCGCGCTGCTCGCCGAGGGCACGGGCGACCTCGCGGCGACCGAGGAGAACGTGCGGCGGCTGGGCACGGAGGTCCTGCCGCTGCTCGTCTGA
- a CDS encoding SCO5389 family protein — protein sequence MSLDVSPALLEQAERGEVDEADFVDCVRTSLPYAWEMISSLVAQLKVDGGEFADNQTPPPNEQARGQLLRALASDAIRGALQRHFGVRLAFQNCHRVAVFPLDPSVDDRLARFTSVRGQLLNQSPELRDC from the coding sequence ATGTCGCTCGACGTCTCACCGGCACTGTTGGAACAGGCCGAGCGAGGCGAGGTCGACGAAGCCGACTTCGTCGACTGCGTCCGGACCTCCCTGCCCTACGCATGGGAGATGATCAGTTCTCTGGTGGCCCAGCTGAAGGTCGACGGCGGAGAGTTCGCCGACAACCAGACGCCGCCGCCGAATGAGCAGGCACGTGGTCAGCTGCTGCGCGCGCTCGCGAGCGACGCCATTCGTGGTGCGCTGCAGCGGCATTTCGGGGTGCGTCTCGCCTTCCAGAACTGCCACCGGGTGGCGGTCTTCCCGCTGGACCCGTCGGTGGACGACCGGCTCGCCCGCTTCACGTCCGTACGGGGGCAGCTGCTCAACCAGTCGCCGGAACTGCGCGACTGCTGA
- the nucS gene encoding endonuclease NucS: MRLVIARCSVDYAGRLTAHLPSAPRLILIKADGSVSIHADDRAYKPLNWMSPPCTLKEGADGEAGIWTVINKAGEKLIITMEEILHDSSHELGVDPGLIKDGVEAHLQELLADRIETLGEGYTLIRREYPTAIGPVDILCRDSDGATVAVEIKRRGEIDGVEQLTRYLELLNRDPHLAPVRGVFAAQEIKPQARVLATDRGIGCVVLDYDAMRGIEDDKLRLF, from the coding sequence ATGCGTCTCGTCATTGCCCGTTGCTCCGTGGACTACGCGGGCCGGCTCACGGCCCACCTGCCCTCCGCCCCCCGTCTGATCCTGATCAAGGCAGACGGCAGCGTCTCCATCCACGCGGACGACCGGGCGTACAAACCGCTCAACTGGATGTCCCCTCCGTGCACCCTGAAGGAGGGGGCCGACGGTGAGGCAGGCATCTGGACCGTGATCAACAAAGCGGGCGAGAAACTGATCATCACGATGGAGGAGATCCTCCACGACTCCTCGCACGAACTGGGTGTGGACCCGGGTCTCATCAAGGACGGCGTCGAGGCGCACCTCCAGGAGCTGCTCGCCGACCGGATCGAGACCCTCGGCGAGGGCTACACGCTGATCCGCCGCGAGTACCCGACCGCGATCGGCCCGGTGGACATCCTGTGCCGCGACTCGGACGGCGCGACGGTCGCGGTGGAGATCAAGCGGCGCGGGGAGATCGACGGCGTCGAGCAGCTGACCCGCTACCTGGAGCTGCTCAACCGCGATCCGCACCTGGCACCGGTGCGGGGCGTGTTCGCGGCGCAGGAGATCAAGCCGCAGGCGCGGGTCCTGGCGACGGACCGCGGGATCGGCTGCGTGGTCCTGGACTACGACGCGATGCGGGGCATCGAGGACGACAAGCTGCGGCTGTTCTGA
- a CDS encoding ATP-binding protein codes for MDPINRGPEEYGHDAEGDDVRQGRGTPAPAPARARVVRLVSGDLLVTVNPVDGSEIEPCPPGQEPAAPRPLTAEERTEADRAAAPAVPPGPAAPELPLLERHEERERLVAVLGRGRSARLTGPAGSGRTALLDAVAADCAGLAPDGVVRLSGHHRTPAELLHELFAAVRHAPDHRPGRALLLDRLREIGAVVVVDDLEFGGAALDELLAAAPECAFLLAAGPDVPAPSADAHVEDLHLAGLGRGAALKLLESAVGRTLTDDEANWAGDLWFESEGLPLRFVQAGALLRQRDRLRVTPAEFDAFGALEEAFGPTDPDAAAAVAAAAFDGIDDPDVELREIPLPSLGEGAAPAALLASRLSRSAQTALRFAVALGGEVPHQAHLPALVGDTHADAALGELMACGLLSPVGSRYRLAAGVLTQLLAQGYGPDEAAADRAHTAAQHYAWWAAHPSVTPERAAAESDALLASLTVLVTGTGGTPEAVAEHRATAVLLARAAAPAFAAGLHWGAWERALRAGQEAARLTGEVAEEAYFHHELGVLALCAGNLERARAELEASIGMRGVLADKRGTVAGRRALALVADLAGEHTAPARAEEPVSPPRGTPALRGPARRPAPEPATAPLPGGAARPAPLTGGPGRGPAQAPIPAFPDFADEGPTLITRPDTVDGGGRPSLKGGILDGARRNLAAVGAGALLVAVLGTVVTLGATSGNGEDPATNRVTSDSTATEGATDDGIDGEEQPADGEAGEPGETGKATRSDSPSPSASGSASTSDPSDPSSSGTPGGSGTPSTSDSPTTTTPPTTTTAPPTGPTNTTTRPPRPTTTSPKPPTTTTPPVTPPTTTPPVTPPTTTPPTTPPTTAPSTEENSPSISASSTLGGSPAPGDTTGSVTPA; via the coding sequence ATGGACCCGATCAACCGGGGACCGGAGGAGTACGGACACGACGCCGAAGGCGACGACGTCCGCCAGGGACGCGGCACGCCCGCGCCCGCACCCGCGCGTGCCCGCGTCGTCCGGCTCGTCTCCGGCGACCTGCTCGTCACCGTCAACCCGGTCGACGGCAGCGAGATCGAACCCTGCCCGCCCGGACAGGAACCCGCGGCCCCCCGCCCCCTCACCGCCGAGGAGCGGACCGAGGCCGACCGCGCCGCGGCCCCGGCCGTCCCGCCGGGACCGGCCGCACCCGAGCTGCCCCTCCTCGAACGCCACGAGGAGCGCGAGCGCCTCGTCGCCGTCCTCGGCCGCGGCCGCTCCGCCCGCCTGACCGGCCCCGCCGGATCCGGCCGCACCGCCCTCCTCGACGCGGTCGCAGCCGACTGCGCCGGCCTCGCACCCGACGGAGTCGTCCGGCTCTCCGGCCACCACCGCACCCCCGCCGAACTCCTCCACGAGCTGTTCGCCGCCGTCCGGCACGCCCCCGACCACCGGCCCGGCCGGGCCCTGCTCCTCGACCGGCTCCGCGAGATCGGCGCCGTCGTGGTCGTCGACGACCTGGAGTTCGGCGGCGCCGCCCTCGACGAGCTCCTCGCCGCCGCCCCCGAATGCGCCTTCCTGCTCGCCGCGGGACCCGACGTCCCGGCCCCCTCGGCCGACGCCCACGTCGAGGACCTCCACCTCGCGGGCCTCGGCCGCGGCGCCGCCCTCAAGCTCCTGGAGAGCGCCGTCGGCCGCACCCTCACCGACGACGAGGCCAACTGGGCCGGCGACCTGTGGTTCGAGTCCGAGGGCCTGCCGCTGCGCTTCGTCCAGGCCGGCGCCCTGCTCCGCCAGCGCGACCGGCTCCGCGTCACCCCCGCCGAGTTCGACGCCTTCGGCGCCCTCGAAGAGGCCTTCGGGCCGACCGACCCCGACGCGGCCGCGGCCGTCGCCGCGGCGGCCTTCGACGGAATCGACGACCCCGACGTCGAACTGCGCGAGATACCCCTGCCCAGCCTCGGCGAGGGCGCAGCCCCCGCCGCCCTGCTCGCCTCCCGACTCAGCCGCTCCGCCCAGACCGCCCTGCGCTTCGCCGTCGCCCTCGGCGGCGAGGTCCCGCACCAGGCCCATCTGCCGGCCCTCGTCGGCGACACCCACGCCGACGCCGCCCTCGGCGAGCTCATGGCCTGCGGCCTGCTCTCCCCGGTCGGCTCCCGCTACCGGCTCGCCGCCGGGGTGCTCACCCAGCTCCTCGCCCAGGGGTACGGGCCCGACGAGGCCGCCGCCGACCGCGCCCACACCGCCGCCCAGCACTACGCCTGGTGGGCGGCCCATCCCTCCGTCACCCCCGAGCGGGCCGCCGCCGAGTCCGACGCCCTCCTCGCCTCCCTCACCGTCCTGGTCACCGGCACCGGAGGCACCCCCGAGGCCGTCGCCGAGCACCGCGCCACCGCCGTGCTGCTCGCCCGCGCCGCCGCCCCCGCCTTCGCCGCCGGACTGCACTGGGGCGCCTGGGAGCGGGCCCTGCGCGCCGGCCAGGAGGCCGCCCGGCTCACCGGCGAGGTCGCCGAGGAGGCCTACTTCCACCACGAGCTGGGCGTCCTCGCCCTGTGCGCCGGAAACCTGGAGCGGGCCCGCGCCGAGCTGGAGGCCTCCATCGGCATGCGCGGGGTGCTCGCCGACAAGCGCGGCACCGTCGCCGGCCGGCGGGCGCTCGCCCTCGTCGCCGACCTCGCCGGGGAGCACACCGCCCCGGCCCGCGCCGAGGAGCCCGTCTCGCCGCCGCGCGGCACGCCGGCCCTGCGCGGCCCCGCCCGCAGACCGGCCCCCGAGCCCGCCACCGCGCCGCTGCCGGGCGGAGCCGCACGGCCGGCCCCGCTGACCGGCGGTCCCGGACGGGGTCCGGCGCAGGCCCCGATCCCGGCGTTCCCCGACTTCGCCGACGAGGGCCCGACCCTCATCACCCGCCCCGACACCGTCGACGGCGGGGGCCGCCCGAGCCTCAAGGGCGGCATCCTCGACGGCGCGCGCCGCAACCTCGCCGCCGTCGGCGCGGGCGCGCTCCTCGTCGCCGTCCTCGGCACCGTCGTGACCCTCGGCGCCACCTCCGGCAACGGCGAGGACCCGGCCACCAACCGCGTCACCTCCGACAGCACCGCCACCGAAGGCGCCACCGACGACGGCATCGACGGCGAGGAGCAGCCGGCCGACGGCGAGGCGGGGGAGCCCGGCGAGACGGGCAAGGCCACCCGCTCCGACTCCCCGAGCCCCTCCGCCTCCGGAAGCGCCTCCACGTCGGACCCCTCGGACCCGTCGAGCTCGGGCACCCCGGGCGGCTCCGGCACCCCGTCGACCTCGGACAGCCCGACGACGACCACACCGCCCACCACCACGACGGCCCCGCCGACGGGCCCGACGAACACGACCACCCGGCCGCCGCGGCCCACGACGACGTCCCCGAAGCCGCCGACCACCACGACGCCGCCGGTGACCCCGCCCACGACCACGCCGCCGGTGACTCCGCCGACCACCACCCCGCCGACGACTCCGCCGACCACCGCGCCGTCGACGGAGGAGAACAGCCCCAGCATCTCCGCCTCCTCGACCCTCGGCGGCTCGCCGGCCCCCGGTGACACCACCGGCTCCGTCACGCCCGCCTGA
- a CDS encoding STAS domain-containing protein gives MHIRGDHVELVVGGRLDVRSAADARTVLHSAVDDGVGDLVLDLTGLDSWDATGLGVIMGAHRRAGRCGRRLVLRGVPPQMQRLLVATKLHRILAIEGGLALESLPRV, from the coding sequence ATGCACATCAGGGGCGACCATGTCGAGCTGGTCGTCGGGGGCCGCCTCGACGTCCGGAGCGCGGCGGACGCCCGTACGGTCCTGCACTCGGCCGTCGACGACGGAGTCGGCGACCTGGTGCTCGACCTGACCGGCCTCGACTCCTGGGACGCGACCGGGCTCGGCGTCATCATGGGCGCCCACCGGCGCGCGGGCCGCTGCGGCCGGCGACTCGTCCTGCGCGGGGTGCCGCCCCAGATGCAGCGGCTCCTCGTCGCCACCAAGCTGCACCGCATCCTCGCCATCGAGGGCGGCCTCGCCCTGGAGTCCCTGCCCCGGGTGTGA
- a CDS encoding 3-hydroxyacyl-CoA dehydrogenase family protein — MARKLAVIGAGLMGSGIAQVSAQAGWDVVLRDVTDAALTRGTDGIKASYDRFVAKGKLDAADAEAALGRITATTELEAVADADIVVEAVFENLDVKHEIFRSLDKVVKDGAVLASNTSAIPITKIAAVTERPESVVGVHFFSPVPMMQLVELVRGYKTSDETLAAAREFAESVGKTCIVVNRDVAGFVTTRLISALVVEAAKLHESGVATAEDIDIACKLGFGHAMGPLATADLTGIDILVNAANNIYTESQDEKFAVPEAMRRMVDAGDIGRKSGQGFYKY, encoded by the coding sequence GTGGCCAGGAAGCTCGCCGTCATCGGGGCCGGACTCATGGGGTCCGGCATCGCGCAGGTCTCGGCACAGGCGGGCTGGGACGTCGTCCTGCGTGACGTCACCGACGCCGCCCTCACCCGCGGCACCGACGGCATCAAGGCGTCGTACGACCGGTTCGTCGCCAAGGGCAAGCTGGACGCCGCCGACGCCGAAGCCGCGCTCGGCCGGATCACCGCCACCACCGAGCTGGAGGCCGTCGCCGACGCCGACATCGTCGTCGAGGCCGTCTTCGAGAACCTCGACGTCAAGCACGAGATCTTCCGCTCGCTCGACAAGGTCGTGAAGGACGGTGCCGTCCTCGCCTCCAACACCTCCGCGATCCCGATCACCAAGATCGCCGCGGTGACCGAGCGCCCCGAGTCCGTCGTCGGCGTCCACTTCTTCTCGCCGGTCCCGATGATGCAGCTCGTCGAGCTCGTCCGCGGCTACAAGACCAGCGACGAGACCCTCGCCGCCGCCCGGGAGTTCGCCGAGTCCGTCGGCAAGACCTGCATCGTCGTCAACCGCGACGTCGCCGGCTTCGTCACCACCCGCCTCATCTCGGCCCTCGTCGTCGAGGCCGCCAAGCTCCACGAGTCCGGCGTCGCCACCGCAGAGGACATCGACATCGCCTGCAAGCTGGGCTTCGGCCACGCCATGGGCCCGCTCGCCACCGCCGACCTCACCGGCATCGACATCCTGGTGAACGCGGCCAACAACATCTACACCGAGTCCCAGGACGAGAAGTTCGCGGTGCCCGAAGCGATGCGCCGGATGGTGGACGCGGGTGACATCGGCCGCAAGAGCGGGCAGGGCTTCTACAAGTACTGA
- a CDS encoding EamA family transporter produces MRPYALGAVPAPLLLLTGMVSLQFGSAFAKRLFEQTGPTGATLLRLLIAAALLCLLSRPAPRLLRTHWRLLLPYGAVFAVMQFSFYEATSRLPLGVVVTLEFSGPLLLAALTSRRALDRLRVALAGLGLLALGGTKGMDDPVGLAASLLTGAALTGYILLGARVGRAVPGGSGLALGLTVAAVLALPTAPVLGLPSPDVLLDPGVLAAALAVAVLTTVVPFSLEFAALRRMPPRVFAVLSTVEPVIAALVGLALLGERLSWLQWAAVLCVVGAAVGTGRAAAGTPTEAGPPDTSTAPSDRSPSRKNGVHS; encoded by the coding sequence ATGCGTCCGTACGCCCTGGGGGCCGTCCCCGCCCCGCTGCTCCTGCTGACCGGCATGGTCAGCCTCCAGTTCGGCTCCGCCTTCGCGAAACGGCTCTTCGAACAGACCGGCCCGACCGGCGCCACCCTGTTGCGGCTGCTCATCGCCGCCGCCCTGCTCTGTCTGCTCTCCCGGCCCGCGCCCCGGCTGCTGCGCACCCACTGGCGGCTGCTGCTGCCCTACGGAGCCGTCTTCGCCGTGATGCAGTTCTCGTTCTACGAGGCGACCTCACGGCTCCCCCTCGGAGTCGTGGTGACGCTGGAGTTCAGCGGCCCCCTGCTGCTCGCCGCCCTCACCTCACGCCGCGCGCTCGACCGCCTCCGGGTGGCACTCGCGGGCCTCGGCCTGCTCGCCCTCGGCGGCACGAAAGGCATGGACGACCCGGTCGGCCTGGCCGCGAGCCTGCTCACCGGAGCAGCGCTCACCGGCTACATCCTGCTCGGGGCCCGGGTCGGCAGGGCCGTCCCCGGCGGCTCGGGCCTGGCCCTCGGCCTCACCGTGGCCGCCGTCCTCGCCCTGCCCACCGCCCCGGTGCTCGGCCTTCCCTCCCCGGACGTCCTCCTAGATCCCGGGGTGCTCGCGGCCGCGCTCGCGGTGGCGGTCCTCACGACCGTGGTGCCGTTCTCGCTGGAGTTCGCCGCGCTGCGCCGGATGCCGCCGCGGGTCTTCGCCGTCCTCTCCACGGTGGAGCCGGTCATCGCGGCCCTGGTGGGGCTCGCCCTGCTCGGTGAGCGCCTGTCGTGGCTCCAGTGGGCGGCCGTGCTCTGCGTGGTGGGCGCGGCCGTCGGCACGGGCCGGGCCGCCGCGGGCACGCCCACCGAAGCCGGACCACCCGACACCTCCACCGCACCGTCCGATCGATCCCCGTCCCGGAAGAACGGAGTGCACTCATGA
- a CDS encoding cysteine desulfurase family protein, translated as MSTIYLDHQATTPADPAVVEAMQFAAVHCYANPSSPHAAGIRAFREVERARGAVARLIGAGRSEICFTSGATEGNNLAIKGVVPPALGPGTARHVVTTAVEHKSVLDTCRSLREAGHEVTVLPVDGAGRVDPEQVAAALRPDTALVSVMLANNEVSTIQPVAEIGALTRTAGVPLHCDATQGVGSLPVDVRALGVDLLTFSGHKIYGPKGVGVLYVSHRLSDRAPLVPLLHGGGQERGLRAGTLNTAAVIGLGAAVGVLAAGREEEAVRLAGLRALFLSELAGLVPYELNSGTGPGFLPHAVNLSFPGVDAQQLLLEVADLAVSTGSACNSSAQEPSHVLAAIGLPPERIRGSVRISFGRFTTEADAVRAAHALAAVAVRRQAHTA; from the coding sequence ATGTCCACGATCTATCTCGACCACCAGGCGACCACCCCTGCGGACCCGGCGGTCGTCGAGGCGATGCAGTTCGCCGCCGTCCACTGTTACGCCAACCCGTCCAGCCCGCACGCCGCCGGCATCCGCGCCTTCCGCGAGGTCGAGCGGGCGCGCGGGGCGGTCGCCCGGCTCATCGGGGCGGGACGCAGCGAGATCTGCTTCACCTCCGGGGCGACGGAGGGCAACAACCTCGCGATCAAAGGGGTCGTCCCACCCGCCCTCGGCCCCGGCACGGCCCGTCATGTGGTGACGACCGCGGTGGAGCACAAGTCCGTGCTCGACACCTGCCGTTCGCTGCGGGAGGCGGGCCACGAGGTGACGGTGCTGCCGGTCGACGGCGCGGGCCGGGTCGACCCGGAGCAGGTGGCGGCGGCGCTGCGGCCGGACACCGCGCTCGTCTCCGTGATGCTCGCCAACAACGAGGTCTCCACGATCCAGCCGGTCGCCGAGATCGGCGCGCTGACCCGGACGGCGGGCGTCCCGCTGCACTGCGACGCGACCCAGGGGGTGGGCTCGCTGCCGGTGGACGTACGGGCGCTCGGCGTCGACCTGCTGACCTTCTCCGGGCACAAGATCTACGGCCCCAAGGGCGTCGGCGTCCTCTACGTCTCCCACCGGCTCTCGGACCGGGCGCCGCTGGTGCCGCTGCTGCACGGTGGCGGCCAGGAGCGGGGGCTGCGCGCGGGCACCCTCAACACCGCCGCGGTCATCGGTCTCGGCGCGGCCGTCGGCGTCCTCGCGGCGGGCCGGGAGGAGGAGGCGGTACGGCTCGCGGGGCTGCGGGCGCTGTTCCTGTCCGAGCTCGCCGGCCTCGTCCCGTACGAGCTCAACAGCGGTACGGGTCCTGGTTTCCTGCCGCACGCCGTGAATCTCTCCTTCCCGGGCGTGGACGCGCAGCAGCTGCTCCTGGAGGTCGCCGATCTGGCCGTCTCGACGGGTTCGGCCTGCAACAGCTCGGCCCAGGAGCCCTCGCACGTCCTGGCGGCGATCGGGCTCCCGCCGGAGCGGATCCGGGGCAGTGTCCGGATCTCGTTCGGCCGTTTCACGACGGAGGCGGACGCGGTCCGCGCGGCCCACGCGCTGGCGGCGGTGGCCGTCCGCCGCCAGGCGCACACGGCGTAG
- a CDS encoding TetR/AcrR family transcriptional regulator, which produces MAEGLRERKKRETKQRISDIATGLFLEHGFVHVTVADVAEAADVSVNTVYNYFPAKEDLFLDRMDGVTQRLARMIRGRDRGESAARAVLRELRQDIGAVSPAYGLMDGFDAFMNVIEHAPTLKARLFHVQQQVHDAVVATLREETGAPAEDPLPLLVGGQLAWIESTVVGYITREMTDGGKATTVSREALVLLDEIEELLSEKVLTYAVREG; this is translated from the coding sequence ATGGCCGAGGGACTCAGGGAACGTAAGAAGCGCGAGACGAAGCAGCGGATCTCGGACATCGCGACCGGGCTCTTCCTGGAGCACGGCTTCGTCCACGTCACCGTCGCGGACGTCGCCGAGGCGGCGGACGTCTCCGTCAACACCGTCTACAACTACTTCCCGGCCAAGGAGGACCTCTTCCTCGACCGGATGGACGGCGTCACCCAGCGCCTCGCCCGGATGATCCGAGGCCGCGACCGGGGGGAGTCCGCCGCGCGCGCCGTCCTGCGCGAACTCCGCCAGGACATCGGGGCGGTGTCACCCGCGTACGGGCTCATGGACGGCTTCGACGCCTTCATGAACGTCATCGAGCACGCCCCCACGCTCAAGGCCCGGCTCTTCCACGTCCAGCAGCAGGTCCACGACGCCGTCGTCGCCACCCTCCGCGAGGAGACCGGCGCGCCTGCCGAGGACCCGCTGCCGCTGCTGGTCGGGGGGCAGCTCGCCTGGATCGAGAGCACCGTCGTCGGCTACATCACCCGCGAGATGACCGACGGAGGCAAGGCGACCACCGTCTCCCGCGAGGCCCTCGTGCTCCTCGACGAGATCGAGGAGCTGCTGAGCGAGAAGGTGCTGACCTACGCGGTGCGCGAGGGCTGA
- a CDS encoding ABC transporter ATP-binding protein — translation MPIINTAGLARTFATRNGPVQAVRGIDLTVRPGEIVGLLGPNGAGKTTTLRMLTTLLPPTGGAATVAGHDLVRDPAAVRRRIGYVAQSGGLDPQETVRSELVLQGRLYGMNRADAAARAEELAADLGLTELLDRRTPALSGGQRRRLDLAMGLTHRPEILFLDEPTTGLDPGSRADLWALVRRLRDEHGTTVVLTTHYLDEADTLADRLVVVDKGTVVAEDTPAALKAAHGAATLQDAFLAVTGRGPAPVDTTPVAV, via the coding sequence ATGCCCATCATCAACACGGCCGGGCTCGCCCGGACCTTCGCCACCAGGAACGGCCCCGTCCAGGCCGTCCGCGGGATCGACCTCACCGTCCGGCCCGGCGAGATCGTCGGACTGCTCGGACCCAACGGGGCCGGCAAGACCACCACCCTCCGGATGCTCACCACGCTCCTCCCGCCCACCGGCGGCGCCGCCACCGTCGCCGGCCACGACCTCGTACGGGACCCCGCCGCCGTCCGCCGCCGCATCGGATACGTCGCCCAGTCCGGCGGCCTCGACCCCCAGGAGACCGTCCGCTCCGAGCTGGTCCTCCAGGGCCGGCTCTACGGCATGAACCGGGCCGACGCGGCGGCCCGCGCCGAGGAACTCGCGGCCGACCTCGGGCTCACCGAACTCCTCGACCGGAGGACCCCGGCACTCTCCGGCGGCCAGCGCCGTCGGCTCGACCTCGCGATGGGGCTCACCCACCGGCCGGAGATCCTCTTCCTCGACGAACCGACGACCGGCCTGGACCCCGGCAGCCGCGCCGACCTCTGGGCCCTGGTGCGACGGCTGCGCGACGAGCACGGCACCACCGTCGTCCTCACCACCCACTACCTGGACGAGGCCGACACCCTCGCCGACCGGCTGGTCGTCGTCGACAAGGGCACGGTCGTCGCCGAGGACACCCCCGCCGCCCTCAAGGCCGCCCATGGCGCGGCCACCCTCCAGGACGCCTTCCTGGCCGTCACCGGACGCGGCCCGGCCCCCGTCGACACCACCCCCGTAGCGGTCTAA
- a CDS encoding ABC transporter permease has translation MLLHDTALLFGRYARQTLRSPFQIFFGALMPLLYLLLFGPLLTGLPLGGKGDSWQILVPGLLLQLGLFGASFAGFSIIMEKNWGVFDRMRVTPVSRLALLLGRVLRDAALFVFQAVLLVLAALPMGLRAPLGGILIGFGFVALLSVALASLSYALALKLRTPQEFGPAINTLAMPAMLLSGLMLPMTLAPGWLDVLSRLMPFRHLVDAVREAYIGHYTTPTLLYGVLVALGIAALAVTVGTRTFQKAIA, from the coding sequence ATGCTTCTCCACGACACCGCTCTCCTCTTCGGGCGCTACGCCCGCCAGACCCTGCGCTCCCCGTTCCAGATCTTCTTCGGCGCCCTGATGCCGCTGCTCTACCTGCTCCTCTTCGGACCGCTGCTCACCGGACTCCCACTCGGCGGCAAGGGCGACTCCTGGCAGATCCTCGTCCCCGGCCTGCTGCTCCAACTCGGGCTCTTCGGCGCCTCGTTCGCTGGTTTCTCGATCATCATGGAGAAGAACTGGGGCGTCTTCGACCGCATGCGGGTCACCCCGGTGAGCCGGCTCGCCCTGCTGCTCGGCCGGGTCCTGCGGGACGCCGCGCTCTTCGTCTTCCAGGCGGTACTGCTCGTCCTGGCCGCCCTGCCGATGGGCCTCAGGGCCCCGCTCGGCGGCATCCTGATCGGCTTCGGCTTCGTCGCCCTCCTGTCGGTGGCGCTGGCCTCGCTCTCGTACGCACTCGCCCTGAAGCTGCGGACCCCGCAGGAGTTCGGACCCGCGATCAACACGCTCGCGATGCCGGCGATGCTGCTGTCGGGCCTGATGCTGCCGATGACCCTCGCCCCCGGCTGGTTGGACGTGCTCTCGCGCCTGATGCCGTTCCGCCATCTGGTGGACGCGGTCCGGGAGGCGTACATCGGCCACTACACGACACCGACGCTGCTGTACGGGGTGCTCGTCGCCCTCGGGATCGCGGCACTCGCCGTGACGGTCGGCACACGGACGTTCCAGAAGGCCATCGCCTAA